Genomic segment of Streptococcus pneumoniae:
CCTTGAAAAAGCTCGTGAAGTTGTTAAATTGGCTCACGCAAAAGGTATCTCAGTTGAGGCTGAAGTTGGAACAATCGGTGGAGAAGAAGACGGAATCATCGGTTCTGGTGAGCTTGCTCCAATCGAAGATGCAAAAGCAATGGTAGAAACTGGTATCGACTTCTTGGCAGCTGGTATCGGTAACATCCACGGTCCATACCCAGAAAACTGGGAAGGTCTAGACCTTGAGCACTTGAAGAAATTGACAGAAGCTGTTCCAGGTTTCCCAATCGTTCTTCACGGTGGTTCTGGTATTCCAGATGAGCAAATCCAAGCAGCGATCAAACTTGGTGTTGCAAAAGTAAACGTAAATACTGAGTGCCAAATCGCATTCTCAAATGCAACTCGTGAATTTGCTCGTAACTATGACGCAAACGAAGCAGAATACGACAAGAAAAAACTCTTTGACCCACGTAAATTCTTGGCAGACGGTGTAAAAGCTATCCAAGCATCTGTTGAAGAGCGTATCGATGTTTTCGGTTCTGAAAACAAAGCTTAATAAGCGATAAAAGATGACAAGGCTGAGACAAAAGTGTCCAGCCTTGTTTTTTTATAAATTCAACAGTTTGACTCAGTCTTGTCGCTGGCTTCAATTCTCCAGTGGAGCTTTGAAGAGAGTAAACTAATCCAGCGGATTAGTTTAGATCGAATTTAAAAACAAAGGAGTGAAGAAAATCGATTTCTGAGAAATAACGATTGAGTCTCACTCCTTTTTTTGTACTGAAGATATGAGTTTTTTCGACAACTATCGCAGACGGGGGCTTCAATATTTTGATATGTTTAAGTTTACAAATGCCCTATAAGTATGCTTTAATAGAAAATGGACAAATGTAAGAATATTGATTGAAAAGGAATAATGTGAAAGATATGTGGGAAAAACAAAGAAAGTTTTCCATTCGAAAACTAGCAATCGGAACTGTATCGACGGTGATTGGTGTTAGTCTTATGGGAGGGGCTTTTGCTATGACTAGCTATGCAGATGAAGCGGGAACGCTAGAGATTGAGCAACAGCAGAAAGCTGATTTTTCTTCTACTACTAGTACAGAAACAAACTCTGATCATATTGTAGAAGAAAGAAATGTGTCTCTTCAAACCTCAGTAAGTACACCTGTTTATACGGCTACTCAAACGGTTCCAGTTGTAAGTGCAACTGAAAAAGTTGCTAATCCAAATACTGCTCAAGTTGTGACAAATGAACAAACTTCTCAAACAGTTGAACGTCATGATGGTGAAAATGAACAGAGGGCAGTCGCAGAATCTATTAAAAATGAAGATGCGACTACTCTTTCTCGTACAGAAAAGCCTACCTATCCAGTAGATGCAGCAGAGAATTCCCAAAAGGTGAAACTAGATCTTGATAAGGGAGATATCACCAATCAAGGAGCTACTGCATTTAAAGTCCGTCATAGCTTAGATGAGACTAGAGAATCTCGTGCTGTTGCAACTCGTGATGGGAAAACAAGAACTCTGGCAGCTGATGAAGTGAGCAGGGCTTCTCAAACAGACAGAGTTCGTAAACAAAATGGCACACGAATTGATTCACAAAGTAACCCAATTTCTGCTAGTGTAGAGAAAGTAACGAGAGTGGTCATTCCTCATGGACGTCGTGTAGAGCAGGATCCGAATCTGTGGGTAGGTACATCTCGGACTGTTCAAGGTAGAAATGGCGAGAAGTTAGTGACGACTGTCTATGAGACCATTAGAGGAAGAAGAACTTTCAAAATTCTTTCACGAAAAGAAACGATTACAAAGCCAGCAGTAGATACGATTATTTATAGAGGAACGAAGCCCATCTATGGGAATGTGATGGAAGTTACGAAAGTATCTCTCGCCCATGGTAGCCGTACAGAGCAGGATCCAAATCTGTGGGAAGGAACGAGTCGAGTTGTCCAAGGTTCAGATGGCGAAAGGTCGATTGTGACCGTTTATAGGACGATTAGAGGTGTAAAAACTTCTAGGATTCTTTCACGAAAAGAAACGATTACAAAGCCAGCAGTAGATACGATTATTTATAGAGGAACGAAGCCCATCTATGGGAATGTGACCGAAGTTAGTAAAGTATCTCTCGCTCATGGTAGTCGTACAGAGCGGGATCCAAATCTGTGGGAAGGAACTAGCCGAGTTGTCCAAGGTTCAGATGGCGAAAAGACGATTACAACTGTCTATGAGACCATTAAGGGAGTAAAAACTTCTAAGGTTATCTCAAAGCAAGAGGCGATTGACAAACCAGCAGTAGACACGATTATCTATCGAGGTACAAAGGTTGGTGTGAAACCTACACTCACTATTTCTGGAGTAGAGACGGATGTCGCACAAAAATCTGCAACTATCCAGTATCAACTAACGGACCAGACAGCTACCTATCTTTCAGCTAAAGCTTTCTTGATGCAAGTGGGTAAGAAAGTTCAAGAAGTTGATCTTGTCAACAATCAAGCAAGTTTCTCTCACTTAGAGTACAATGTACCTTATACAGTGCTTACAACTGTGACTTATGCACACCGCGATGGAAATAAAACAGAGGAAATACAAGCTCGTAGAGATATTGAACTAGAGTATAAAAAAATTGAGTTAAAAGACATTGAGTCCGTAGAACTGTACAGCCGTGTTAACAATGTAGAACGTCTTCATCAAACCTTGGATCGCTTGCCAAGTAGTGTCGACAATTATTTTGTGAAGGTTAAATCTTCTAAATTTAAAGAGATGCTACTGCCTGTTTCGACTATTACACAGGTCAATCAGAAAGGTGTTCCAAGTTTCAAGGTAGGGATTTCATTTGATGAATTGGTGGAAGACCCAAGTAAGAGACTGAATTATCAAGATGGTTATCATTTCTATGTTAGAAAATCGAATACAAGACAAAAGCTATCTGCTCAGGAGAATCGCTACCAAGTATCTTATAGCTCTCTCAAAAATGCGACTGCTAATCGCGTAACAGCATATGAAAATGTGGAGAAATTACTTCCTTTCTACAATAAAGACTTGATTGTTCGCTATGGTAATCAAGTGGCTTTAAAAAGTAAGCTCTATACAACGAAATTAATCGATGTTGTGCCCATGAAAGACAAGGAAATTGCACTTAACATTCATGGTAACAAGGAGAAAATCAATCGTCTTATGCTTCATTATGCGGATGGAACGGTGGATTATATGTCCCTTGCCTATAAGGGGGATTTTGCATCTGGTAAGGTGGCAGAGTATCATCTAGGTGATACAGGGCTGCTCTACACGCCAGAAGTATTCTTATCAGACTATCAAAATGTTTTAGGAAAAGTGCTTCCGACATTTACCAGCTTGACCTATCGTTCAGATATTGTCAAGAATGCTCTTGGAATTCCAGCTAGTGTAACAGAAGAGGTCATTGCTACAAGGAAAAATGAATTAGAAGCTGCTAAGAAACGAAATCCAGCACTCGTCATTCCGTCTGATGCGGAATTGCGTACAAATCTGATTGAAGAGCGGTTGTCGCTGATGTTTTTAGAAGACAGTTTTAATGAGGTAAAAAGCAACCTCTCTGATCAACTACAAAAGGTCTTAAGCATGGACAAAGCCATCAATACGCTTGGAAACGTAGTCGCAGATAGTCTGGTTCAAAAGATTTCGAGCAACAATGTGGCTGTGTTATTAGGGTTAAGCTACCTCAACCGCTGGTACGATATTAACTACGGTGATGTGAATACCAAGGATTTGACCAGCTTTAAGCTTGATTTCTTTGGAAATCAAAATGTTTCTACCTTAGATACGATTATCTCTCTTGGTAAGCTCGGCTATGAGCAGTTGCGAGCTGCAAATAACGTAGATGGATATGCAAACACTCTTGGTCGTGTGAATGGAAAAGCTGATATTTTCAATCTTGTAGAGAGCTATCGTGAGCGTTTCTTGCCAAAGAAAAATAATAATGAATGGCTCAAAGAAAATACCAAGGCGTACATAGTGGAGGCAACTTCGCAGTTACCAGAAGTGAGAGTGCGCCAAGAAGTAGCTTATGGCAATAAAGAGAATACGGATTCACTTGGTATCTATGACCAATTGGTGCGACCAAGTTGGAACTATAAGAATATGCTCTTGCCACTTCTGACGATGAAGAAAGAATCCGTCTATATTATCTCTACGATCAATAGCCTTTCTTTTGGCGGTTACGAACGTTACCGTGGTAACTTGACCGATGAAGCAATCGCAGAAATTCGTGCCATGGTGGATCAGGCAGCAATCTGGCAACGAGATCATTATGATTTCTATTACAAGATTTTGAATGAAGAATCTCGCGGACGTCTTTTTAATAACTATCCAGTCTATGATGGATTTAACTACTTTAAGCCAGATGGTTCAAAAGAGTGGGCGTCTCTTGTAGGAAACTATGATTCGATGAAGGATTTCTTTGGGCCTGTCGGGAAATACTATGGAAACAACGGTAGTGGTGCCTATGCATCCGGTAGCTATGTGCATTTTGTATATAGCCGCTTGCTGGATGAATCAGGAAGCTCTGTCTTCACACATGAAATGGTTCATAATAATGACCGTAAAGTCTATTTTAATAACTATGGTCGTAGGGATGGGCAAGGTGCAGAGCTTTATGCCTACGGACTCTTACAAGCTCCAATGTCAAAGGATGCAGGTCATTTAGCGCTTAACACTCTCTTTGCGTATGACAAGGATGCTGAAAATCGTTTCCATGCGGCAAATCCAGTAGAGCGTTTCAAAAATGTGGATGACTTAAATCAATACGTCAAGGGAATGATGGATTTGGTGTATGTGCTAGATTATGTTGAAGGCAATGCCTTGGTGAAACAATCTGATACCGTTAAGAAACAATGGCTTCGTAAGATTGAAAATTACTATATAAAAGATAGTAAGTACCAAAAAGATACCCACGCAGGAAATAGTATTCGAGGATTGACGGATGAAGAGGTTGTACAATTAACCAGTTTTGAATCCTTGATTGACAACAGCATAATGACGCGTCGTCTAGGCTTTCAAGATGGAGAAGTCAAACGAAATGGCTATTATTTGATTTCCTTGACCTCTCCGATTTACTCTGCTTTAGACAATCCAAATGGTGCGCCAGGAGATTTGATGTTCCGTCGTATGGCTTATGAACTCTTTGCGGCTAAGGGATATTATGGAGGATTTGTGCCGTATGTTTCAAACCAATATGCAGATGCAGCATTTGCAGCGGGTTCGAAAACTTGGTCAAGTCATTTAAAGAAAGATCAAGGACTGGTGACAGATACCATCGTTCTTGAAAAGGTCTTTGGTGGCAAGTACAAAAATTGGACAGACTTTAAAAAAGCGATGTATCAAGAACGGATTGATAAATTGGTAGATTTAAAACCAGTTACGATTCGCTATGAACTAGGACGATTGAATTCGAATAAGACAGTGACGATTACTTCATTTGAGCAACTCCAATCTATGATTGAAGATGCGATGGCATTTGATGTTAGAAATGATGCAAGTTTAAAACGCGCTACCTTAAATTCCAATCCTGTTGCTAGCTGGGTGAATATCCTGAAGCAAAAAGTGTACAACGCTTATCTTCGTAGCACAGATGATTTTAAGGAATCAATTTTTAACTAAGCTAAATTAGTATTTATACATTCTATATGGAATTTTTAAGAAAAGGCAGATTGAGAAAATCTGGCACTTTGTCAACTGTAGTGGGTGAAGTATTACCCCATACGAGAGAGAATCAGGTTGGTTCTCTCTTTTTGTATGTTTAAAGCGATGAGAATTTTTGTTTTAAAGTTCTTAAAGTTTCGGAAACCGAAAGCTTGTCGTTTGATGTCCTTGATTAGTTTGTTAGTTGCTTCGAGTTTAGCGTTTGAATAAGGTAATTCAATTGCATTGGTAATGTATTGTCTGTATTTGAGAAAGGTTGTCAAGACTGTTTTGAAAGTAGGATTCACAGTAGGTAAATAGTCTTCTATCAGTCCGAAGAATGCCTCGCTGTTCTTCTCCTGAAAATGGAAAAGCAAGAGCTGATAAAGATCATAATAGTACTTTAGTTCCTCTGACAAGTCTAAGGTCTTTTGAACTACTTCTCTAGGGGTTAAGGTTTGCCTAAAGGTTCGAGAATAAAAGAGTTTGTTAGAGAGTTTCCGGCTGTCCTTTTGGAGGATTCTCCAATGATGTTTCATAGCACGATAAGGAAGTGATCCCTTGTCACAGTTCTTCATAATGGCAATCCGAGTAGCCATCATCGCTCTGCTCAGGTGCTGCATAATATGGAAACGATCCAGGACAATCTTTGCTTTCGGGAATAAGAAGTTAATGATGGGGATGTAGTTTCCAGCCATATCCATAGTTACGACTTTGACGTTTTCCCTCATCTCTCTCGTGTATTTGAGGAAGTAGTTTTTAATGGTTGTTTGTCGATTATTCTCAAGAATAGTGATAATCTTTTTGGATTGAAAATCCTGAGCGATAAATGCCAGCTTTCCCTTATTTCGAGAGAATTCATCCCACGAGAGGATTTTAGGTAATTGTGAGAACTGTTCCTTGAAGGAGAATTGATTCAGTTTTCTCTGTACCACAGAGACAGAGATATGAAGTCTTCTAGCAATATCAGAGTTCGTTAGTTTTTCCGTATGTAGTTGAGTGATTTTATCCCGGACAGGTTGAGAAATTTGATGATGTTTCTTGACGAGAGGCGTTTGAGAAACGGATACACGGAGACAACACTTGCATTTAAAGCGGCGTTTTCTCAGTTTTAGAAGAGTAGGAAATCCTTGAATATCAAGCATAGGAATAGAGGATTCTCGTTGGAAGTCATATTTTATCATCTTTCCTTGGCAGTGAGGACAAGGAGGAGAAGGATAATCTAAGGTTGCTTGAATGAGGATATGGGATTTAGACTTGTAAGCAGAAGTGATGGTGATATTTTTATCTTTAATTCCGATAAGATTTGTGGTATTATGAAGTTGTTCCATATGATTCTTTCTAATGTGAGTTTCGTCGCTTTTCATTATAGATTATATGGGACTTTTTTTCTACACTGAAAAGCCCTATAATCTCTTCAGTGGAAGTTACCCACTACAGAAATTATAGAGCCTTAATTGTTTGACTAAGGGCTTTTTTGTGTTGAGGAGATAAAAAAGGGGCTCAAAGCCCTGATGAATTGATACTCTAGGAGAATCTTAGAGTGTTTTTTATTTCTTGAATTTACAATATAAGTGCACGATAAAAACTCATAAGATTTTTTCTAGTAAAATAAAACTGAACAAACATCTTACGAAAGGAAATCTTATGAGCTACCATCATTTTACCATAGATGAACGAGAAAGTATTCTGATTTATCGTACTAAAGGGATGACCTTTTCTCAAATAGCACGACTATTACATCGGCACCCCTCAAGTATTAGTCGTGAATTAAAACGTCATTCAAAACAAGGCAACTATTCGCCTAGTAGGGCACAAACAGCTTATCATCTCGCTAAATCGCATTGTGGGCGAAAAAGGAAATTAGAAATAGACACTGAACTCAGTCAGACCGTCAAGCATCTTTTTCTTGAGTGTCAATGGTCGCCAGAAGAAATTGAGGGACGATTACGTTTAGAACGAGAAAGACCCGTCATTAGTTATCAAACCATTTATAGAGCTATCTATCGCGGTCACTTTGACGACACGCCTCTTTCACATGGTGCTCGTGGGGTTGTTCGCAAACTTCGTCACCATGGTAAAACACGCCATACACAATCCCATGTGGAAAAGCGAGGAAAAATTCCTATTTCTCATACCATTCATGAGAGGCCAATAGCAGCTAATGAACGCTCGAGAATAGGTGATTGGGAAGCCGATACTGTTGCTGGAAAGACTGGAAAAGCTTGCCTAGTAACACTCACTGATAGGCATTCCCGCTTCCTCAAAATTCAGAAAGTAGCTGTCAAGAAAAGTAAATTGGTTATAGAAGCCATGGTAAATATGTTAGAGTCCCTACCAAAAGAAACAGTGACTCCTGATAGAGGTAAGGAATTCTCAGGACATCCTGAACTCACCGAGAAACTAAATGTCGAAGTCTATTTTCCTGATCCTCATGCTCCTTGGCAACGAGGAACAAACGAGAATACAAATGGCTTATTGCGAGAGTATTTTCCAAAAGGAAGTGACTTAACAGAGGTAGAACACTTGATCATTCAGGAATGGGAAGATAAATTAAACAACAGACCACGAAAATGTCTAAACTGGAAAACACCTTATGAAATTTTTTATGGGATAAATGTGCACTTAATTTGACAATTCGCCACACTGAAAAAGCCCTATAATCTCTTCAGTGGAAGTTACCCACTACAGAAATTATAGAGCCGAAAATCTGTCTTTTTGATAATCCAGACTCAATAGATATTTATAGCATTTAAAATCCCCTATTTTTAAATAAGGATATGGTATAATGGAAGAAAAGTAAGATGGATGAGGTAGTGGATGGATATACGAGTGATAGCCACGGATATGGATGGGACACTCTTGGATTCGCAAGGTCGCTATCCAAAAGAGCGATTCGAAAAGCTCCTAGAAAGTCTGGAAAAAAGAGGGATTCGCTTGGTGATTGCGACAGGAAATCACTTATCGCGGATGAGGTTGCTTTTCGGTGATTTGATGGGTCGTCTGTCTTTTGTGGCAGCGAACGGTACTGTCTTGGTGGAGCAGGGGAGAGTTTTTTCTCAGCGTTTTTGGACAAGAGCAATGGTTCAGGATTGTTTGGCTTATTTTCATGGAAAATTACGGTCTTACCATGTTATTGTTGGCATGGAGGAGCAGAATATTGCGCTTGAGGGAACGGATTTTTCCTATGTTTATCAGTTGGTATCGCGTGAATCTGCTGAAGGCTTTTTATCCCGTATTCAGTATGTGGCAAGCTTTGATGACTTACCTTTGGGAAACTATTTGCGTGTGAGTTTGATGCTGAAAGAAGCAGAGGTTGAAGACGTGATTAGGCAGTTTAATCAGACTTTCCAAGGGAGATTTGTCGCGGTGACGAGTGGATATGGTTCTGTCGATATTTTGGAGACAGGGATTCATAAAGCCTGGGGGTTAGAGCAACTCCTTACTAGATGGGATATGTCTGCTTCTCAATTAATGGCCTTTGGTGATAGCAATAATGATGTGGAAATGCTTGAGTTAGCTGCTTACTCCTATGCTATGGACAATGGAGATGAGGCAGCTAAACTCGCCGCAAATGCTTTAGCACCAACAAATGATCAAGCAGGAGTGCTACAAGTGATTGAAAACTATTTAAAAGATGGTGAAAAATAGGAGGAAATATGAAAGATTTTTATAGAAATGTCAGTCGATTTTCGATTCGGACCTTTTCGGTCGGAGCTGCCTCGGTCTTATTAGGGATGAGCCTCGTTGCGACGAGTTTACAAGAAACGGTACAGGCAGAAGAGATGAGCTCTTGTACCAAGATTACCTATCATTATGTGAGTGAAGATGAGCTGAGTGCCGATGAGAAAAAGCTAATTACAACAGCTCTTCCATCTAATATGGTGACAGGAGAGACAACCTATTACATGGTGTATCGTCCAGATGCTAAAGGAATCTTGCCAAAAACAGGATCAGACTTGACTGCCTTGTTAGTGACAGGAGCAGGTGTGGCATTTTTGGTCTGCGCTCTTGTGTTTCACAAGAAAAAGAAGACTTGGATTGCGACCGCTTTTGTGGTAACCAGTTTGGGCCAAGTAGTAGCAGTACCTGAAGTATCAGCGATTACGCATAATTTATTTGCACACTTGACCCAAGAATTTTGCTTGCCAAATGGCGGTATCATGCCAGAAAAAGTCCGTGATATTGATGGCTATCACTTTGTTGGTTATATTGTAG
This window contains:
- a CDS encoding class II fructose-bisphosphate aldolase, with amino-acid sequence MPIVSAEKFVQAARDNGYAVGGFNTNNLEWTQAILRAAEAKKAPVLIQTSMGAAKYMGGYKVARNLIANLVESMNITVPVAIHLDHGHYEDALECIEAGYTSIMFDGSHLPVEENLEKAREVVKLAHAKGISVEAEVGTIGGEEDGIIGSGELAPIEDAKAMVETGIDFLAAGIGNIHGPYPENWEGLDLEHLKKLTEAVPGFPIVLHGGSGIPDEQIQAAIKLGVAKVNVNTECQIAFSNATREFARNYDANEAEYDKKKLFDPRKFLADGVKAIQASVEERIDVFGSENKA
- a CDS encoding ZmpA/ZmpB/ZmpC family metallo-endopeptidase yields the protein MWEKQRKFSIRKLAIGTVSTVIGVSLMGGAFAMTSYADEAGTLEIEQQQKADFSSTTSTETNSDHIVEERNVSLQTSVSTPVYTATQTVPVVSATEKVANPNTAQVVTNEQTSQTVERHDGENEQRAVAESIKNEDATTLSRTEKPTYPVDAAENSQKVKLDLDKGDITNQGATAFKVRHSLDETRESRAVATRDGKTRTLAADEVSRASQTDRVRKQNGTRIDSQSNPISASVEKVTRVVIPHGRRVEQDPNLWVGTSRTVQGRNGEKLVTTVYETIRGRRTFKILSRKETITKPAVDTIIYRGTKPIYGNVMEVTKVSLAHGSRTEQDPNLWEGTSRVVQGSDGERSIVTVYRTIRGVKTSRILSRKETITKPAVDTIIYRGTKPIYGNVTEVSKVSLAHGSRTERDPNLWEGTSRVVQGSDGEKTITTVYETIKGVKTSKVISKQEAIDKPAVDTIIYRGTKVGVKPTLTISGVETDVAQKSATIQYQLTDQTATYLSAKAFLMQVGKKVQEVDLVNNQASFSHLEYNVPYTVLTTVTYAHRDGNKTEEIQARRDIELEYKKIELKDIESVELYSRVNNVERLHQTLDRLPSSVDNYFVKVKSSKFKEMLLPVSTITQVNQKGVPSFKVGISFDELVEDPSKRLNYQDGYHFYVRKSNTRQKLSAQENRYQVSYSSLKNATANRVTAYENVEKLLPFYNKDLIVRYGNQVALKSKLYTTKLIDVVPMKDKEIALNIHGNKEKINRLMLHYADGTVDYMSLAYKGDFASGKVAEYHLGDTGLLYTPEVFLSDYQNVLGKVLPTFTSLTYRSDIVKNALGIPASVTEEVIATRKNELEAAKKRNPALVIPSDAELRTNLIEERLSLMFLEDSFNEVKSNLSDQLQKVLSMDKAINTLGNVVADSLVQKISSNNVAVLLGLSYLNRWYDINYGDVNTKDLTSFKLDFFGNQNVSTLDTIISLGKLGYEQLRAANNVDGYANTLGRVNGKADIFNLVESYRERFLPKKNNNEWLKENTKAYIVEATSQLPEVRVRQEVAYGNKENTDSLGIYDQLVRPSWNYKNMLLPLLTMKKESVYIISTINSLSFGGYERYRGNLTDEAIAEIRAMVDQAAIWQRDHYDFYYKILNEESRGRLFNNYPVYDGFNYFKPDGSKEWASLVGNYDSMKDFFGPVGKYYGNNGSGAYASGSYVHFVYSRLLDESGSSVFTHEMVHNNDRKVYFNNYGRRDGQGAELYAYGLLQAPMSKDAGHLALNTLFAYDKDAENRFHAANPVERFKNVDDLNQYVKGMMDLVYVLDYVEGNALVKQSDTVKKQWLRKIENYYIKDSKYQKDTHAGNSIRGLTDEEVVQLTSFESLIDNSIMTRRLGFQDGEVKRNGYYLISLTSPIYSALDNPNGAPGDLMFRRMAYELFAAKGYYGGFVPYVSNQYADAAFAAGSKTWSSHLKKDQGLVTDTIVLEKVFGGKYKNWTDFKKAMYQERIDKLVDLKPVTIRYELGRLNSNKTVTITSFEQLQSMIEDAMAFDVRNDASLKRATLNSNPVASWVNILKQKVYNAYLRSTDDFKESIFN
- a CDS encoding ISL3 family transposase translates to MEQLHNTTNLIGIKDKNITITSAYKSKSHILIQATLDYPSPPCPHCQGKMIKYDFQRESSIPMLDIQGFPTLLKLRKRRFKCKCCLRVSVSQTPLVKKHHQISQPVRDKITQLHTEKLTNSDIARRLHISVSVVQRKLNQFSFKEQFSQLPKILSWDEFSRNKGKLAFIAQDFQSKKIITILENNRQTTIKNYFLKYTREMRENVKVVTMDMAGNYIPIINFLFPKAKIVLDRFHIMQHLSRAMMATRIAIMKNCDKGSLPYRAMKHHWRILQKDSRKLSNKLFYSRTFRQTLTPREVVQKTLDLSEELKYYYDLYQLLLFHFQEKNSEAFFGLIEDYLPTVNPTFKTVLTTFLKYRQYITNAIELPYSNAKLEATNKLIKDIKRQAFGFRNFKNFKTKILIALNIQKERTNLILSRMG
- a CDS encoding IS30 family transposase, whose amino-acid sequence is MSYHHFTIDERESILIYRTKGMTFSQIARLLHRHPSSISRELKRHSKQGNYSPSRAQTAYHLAKSHCGRKRKLEIDTELSQTVKHLFLECQWSPEEIEGRLRLERERPVISYQTIYRAIYRGHFDDTPLSHGARGVVRKLRHHGKTRHTQSHVEKRGKIPISHTIHERPIAANERSRIGDWEADTVAGKTGKACLVTLTDRHSRFLKIQKVAVKKSKLVIEAMVNMLESLPKETVTPDRGKEFSGHPELTEKLNVEVYFPDPHAPWQRGTNENTNGLLREYFPKGSDLTEVEHLIIQEWEDKLNNRPRKCLNWKTPYEIFYGINVHLI
- a CDS encoding Cof-type HAD-IIB family hydrolase; this encodes MDIRVIATDMDGTLLDSQGRYPKERFEKLLESLEKRGIRLVIATGNHLSRMRLLFGDLMGRLSFVAANGTVLVEQGRVFSQRFWTRAMVQDCLAYFHGKLRSYHVIVGMEEQNIALEGTDFSYVYQLVSRESAEGFLSRIQYVASFDDLPLGNYLRVSLMLKEAEVEDVIRQFNQTFQGRFVAVTSGYGSVDILETGIHKAWGLEQLLTRWDMSASQLMAFGDSNNDVEMLELAAYSYAMDNGDEAAKLAANALAPTNDQAGVLQVIENYLKDGEK